In Tripterygium wilfordii isolate XIE 37 chromosome 17, ASM1340144v1, whole genome shotgun sequence, the genomic window TTTGAATGAAGAAAGACACTGTGGAGGTCTTGTGGAGTGCTCAGAAGAAGGCCAAGCAAAGCCTCAGAAAGATGACTTCCACGCCCTTTGTGCGGGCTCTGCGATTGGAAGATCCACCAAACAAGTTTTCACCCCCGGCGTTTGCAGTCTATGATGGAAAAACAGATCCAGTAGCACATATTTCAACCTATACTCATAAGATGGCTCTTTGGGCAAGTCGGGACGAACTTATATGCAAAATGTTTTCGTCAAGCCTCGGGATAACAGCCATGAAATGGTTCCACCAACTTCCGGAGAACTTAGTTTCGTCTTGGAGGGAGTTGGCACAGATCATCGTGACAAGATTCATAGCAAATAGTCGAGATCTAGCAATATTGGATACGCTGTTTGCTTTACATCTGAGGAAAGGAGAATCACTCAGGGCTTATGCTGTCAGGTATTCAGATACCTAAGTGGATATAGAAGATTGTGATGAAAGGACCGCAGTAGCTACTTTTCACCTCGGGCTACCTCGTGATTATAAATTGCGAGAGAGTTTGACGATGGCTCCACACAAAAGCATGGCTGCGCTCCAGGATAGGATTAAACAATAGGTCAAACTGGAAGAAGACAAGTAGGGGGATCGACAGTTTGCTTCTCAggaagggacaaaaaaaaaaagaaaataagaagtttGAAAACAAGAATGGGCAAGAAAAAGACTCAAAGAAGGATCCGAAGCCCAGTTCTTACGAAGTGGTAAAGacaatatttaaggacccaatttTTCAAATTCTGCCTCAGATCGCGGACAAGCTGTATTTCCTTCGTCCAAATAAGATGTCAGGGGATCCGTCCACTAGAAACCAGTCCAAATGGTGTTCCTATCATAGGGACAAATGCCACAGGACAGAAGATTGCAGAGAGTTCAAACGACACTTGGAAGAATTGGTTCAACAGGGGCATTTTAAGGAATTCATTGACAAAGAGAAGACCGCTGCCGAAAAGAAGGCAGAACCTTAGCCAAATGAGTGGGGAGAACCTTCACACTACgtggttaattttattgatgcaatggTACCGGATGCACAACTTAGCGATGAGATAAGGCGAACGGAGTATAGGAAGGTCCGACACCAACAAGAGGTAATTCAGATGGATTTTAATCTGAAGTTTGGAACCAAGAGACCAAGGGAGGCAACTGCAATCACTTTCACCAAGGAAGATGCAACAAGAGTGATCTTTCCGCATAATGATGCTCTTGTGATCTCCCTGCAAATCGTAGCAGCGACAGTGAAGTGAATGATGGTAGACGAAGGTAGCTCCACAGAGATCATATATTAGTCACTCTTCCAGAAGTTAGGGAAAACTCATGCAGACTTGATTCATGTTCTGACACATCTGGTGGGACTTAATGCAACCTTAGTTTGGTCGCTCGGAAGTATAAGAATGCCATTCACAACAGGTCCAAGAACAGTTGAGGTGGATTTCCTTATTATAGATCTACCCTCGACGTATATTGCAATCATGGGTAGGACCTGGCTCCACTTAATAAAGGTTGTTCACTCATCTtatcatcagatgctcaaattcCCCTACGGGGACAAGGTGGTGGAGATAAAAGGAGACCATGCGGTGGAGATAAGAGGAGACCATGCTACCTCAAAAGAGTGTTTTAtggcaaaaacaaaacaagcaagAAGAATAATGATGATGGAAGAAAGGGGCCAGCAACCAAGTCGATGGAAGAGCTTGAGAAGGTTCAAGTTACACCGGAAACTCCTGACAAATACTTTTTGGTTGGGACCAGTTTGCCCATACCAGAGAAGGAATCCTTAATTGGGATGTTAAGGAGAAATGTGGGGGTGTTTGTGCGGACTCCTTATAAGATGCTAAGGGTGGATCCGAAATTGGCAATCCATAGGTTGAATGTCAAACAAGGTTTCAAACCTGTAATTCAGAAAGGTAGAAGTTCAGCCGTTCAACACATGGAGGCTGTGGTTAAGGAGGTGGAAAACCTACTGCAAGCTAAGGCCATAAGGGAGGTCCAGTACCCCAAATGGCTCTCAAACACAGTGGTGGTCTGAAAAAAAGATGGAAAATGGAGGGTCTGTGTTGATTTCACCGATTTGAAcaaagcatgtccaaaggattTGTTCCCGCTTCTTAAAATCGATCAATTGGTGGATATGACATCAGGAATGGCAAGGATGATCTTCCTAGAcgctgataggtatgataatacctattgtttttggtagaaatatccccctcttaagctttcttttgataaataatgagtgtatttatgtgttggtttgtattttgataggttgattgcggtttggatgaaaagcgacggaaaaagggctgaattgaagaaaatgtccaccgaccttcgtgtgttcaaatagccataactttctgtcatattattggaatcgagcgcaacaaaaggcattggaaactagacatctcaagctttccgtagaatctaaaatcatgcaaatcggaggtcatatggagaagttatggtcatttgaatcatgtgtctaggggtaacgcgcctaggcgtgacgcgcctaggcgcacaaattgtgcacgcccaggatcacttctgcacgcccagtccagagagtttgacttgaatttgaagttgtgcacgcctaggattgcgcctaggcgtgcgcctaggcgtgcgcctaggcgtgtgcctaggcgtggtgcgcctaggcgtgaaaacaacgcgcctaggcgcaaaaagcaattttctgggatgttttaagtcgcgatttgtccgagttgTGAGAACTTTTAGAcctagaatagaatttctggggagcgaaagcagagggggaggcgactcttggagctaggaggagagattcttcagctcaacttggatctactcaactaattgggtttattcatgattttctcatctctccttttgtgtttttctctcattatgtgtaactaaacctcttgtgccaaggctaggttgaagccttgggtttgatgactttgtttatgacttgatttacatatatatgagttgatttgggtataaatcttgtgtttctatgtttgattgcaatttcttcatgcttgtggtgtttggccaacactttaggtttttggatgaaattgtttggagaatttgcttagacaataatatgtcaagtagattatgcttcttgaaacacttgattatgaatgtgtctccctttaattaggtgacaatttgtatgaatcctaatctccataaaactccatgaatttctatgcatgtttagaccaataagatggctagaatgtatttaggaatatccgacctagaccaataagatggctagtaatcgattt contains:
- the LOC119981843 gene encoding uncharacterized protein LOC119981843, giving the protein MKKDTVEVLWSAQKKAKQSLRKMTSTPFVRALRLEDPPNKFSPPAFAVYDGKTDPVAHISTYTHKMALWASRDELICKMFSSSLGITAMKWFHQLPENLVSSWRELAQIIVTRFIANSRDLAILDTLFALHLRKGESLRAYAVRIGLNNRSNWKKTSRGIDSLLLRKGQKKKENKKFENKNGQEKDSKKDPKPSSYEVVKTIFKDPIFQILPQIADKLYFLRPNKMSGDPSTRNQSKWCSYHRDKCHRTEDCREFKRHLEELVQQGHFKEFIDKEKTAAEKKAEP